A window of Branchiostoma floridae strain S238N-H82 chromosome 9, Bfl_VNyyK, whole genome shotgun sequence genomic DNA:
gttcgatgatgatgatagttgGCCGCTTTATCATGGCTAACCTAGAGGTCGTCTAGATGCCATTCAGCAACACTCGAGCTTGTAATTGTGGTAGGCATAGAATTGAAGGGATCGAATTTTCTGGAAGGACCTTGAAGTGAACAGAAGAAAGGTGCGTCATAAACTAAGTGTTTTTGAGCTGTAGTTGCAGTATTCCAACGACCTATAGGTTTTTAGGAGCATAATAAACCAtcatgacaacaaaatcgagtaTTGTGTTTCGCCTTAAGTATTCAGTTAGTGCTACGAATTTTAGTCACAAAGTAAGAAACTATGATTGTGCGAATACTGGAAACAGAAGTAAAGATATAGAAAACTAAGGTtgactttgaaatgattttaaaacctTATGACATGACATACTTTCCCCTGATTGACTCGATTTAATAGAACAATATTAAAAAGATATAGTATACAATATTGGCCATGCAGACGTTTTAAAGAAAGGCAGGTAGACACCTGATACCTGATACGTAGGCTTTGACCTCTGTGTTTTGATTGGTTGCTATTTGCACATTACGTACACAAAAGGGGGCATACAGACTACAGTGTATAAATACGCCGGCGGGTGGCTACCTCCAACATTCGCAAATCTGACTCTCAGTCCTCAAGTCGTGAAGAAAGGACCGTACCGTACACACGATGGCATCCAGTCGGGAGCTTNNNNNNNNNNNNNNNNNNNNNNNNNNNNNNNNNNNNNNNNNNNNNNNNNNNNNNNNNNNNNNNNNNNNNNNNNNNNNNNNNNNNNNNNNNNNNNNNNNNNAAACGAGAGAGGATACAGACGACAACGTTTCCTTCGGGAAGAAATTCTGCTCCGTGATCGTTGGCAGCATCGGCTGCACGATCGGCCTGGGATTCATGATCGGGATTCCCGTTAGCCAGATCGTGATCGGAACCCTCTTCCTCAACCAGTGCACGATCCAGCGCATGATCCCAATCTTCCTGGTCGTCTGGGGAAGCTTCGGAGTCTTCAAGACTCTCCTCTCTACAGGAGAGAGAGTTCGCAACCACGTCCGCAAGAACGAAGGAGAAGACGACAAGGAGAAGAACGCCAAACCGAATCCTCTAGACGGTCTGATCAGCGTCTTCCTCTTCGCTTGGTTCATCGCAGGGAACTACTGGATCTTCTCGGTGTACACGACTGTGAACACCGTCGACTCAACCAGCGCTCTCTACTGCCACGGCACCCTGTACTACTTTGCCTTCTGGATGACCATAGCGATGTACATTCTCATCGGAGTCGCCATCCTCATCGCCTGCTGTTGCTGTTTTGTGTGCTGTTGTTGCTGTGGTAAAAAAGGCAGCGCCGACATCGAGAAGTAGACTTCTGAACAGACAACGTAGCAAGTATATATCTTTTCACCATACGAATATCGTTCTGTGTAGTTCCAATCACCTAAACTTGTAAGCTGTTTAGTGTAAGTGTTTTGTCCCTGGTCTCTTTTCAAAACGTAAGAAGCTATATTTGAAGCATTTGTGACTCTTGCCAATGCCAGAACAGCTGTCGACTAAGTAAAAAGGTACTGTCATAGGACGCGTTACCAAGACGACACCTTCCATAGTTTATTTTACTATCAATTATTCAACCAGAGGACTGAGTTAGCAAATATTAGGCCTGTAGGGACGGTTTATGTTACTAGCATTAAAAGTTAACTCTCAGgttaatgatatatatattaggTACATATTACGTACTTCTTGAAACAAGATAGTTGACACTCGTACGGGTGAATCTTTTTAAAGCCTTCCAAAAATTGATATATCTGTATTCAAAAGAAATTATGCAACATGATCAGTGTAGAGACTCGAAAAAAAAAGCATATGGTAGGAATACAAGGCAGAAAACAACGCTGGACTACCCACACACATTTCACAGTCTATATTGTGTGGACATGGTTTTTCAAGTGTCTGTCTTTACAATATTAGCATTAACGACACCTAGTATTTAGAGAAAGAAAACATTCGAAAAAAACTTATAATCACGTTTAATTCGGACTGAAAGCGGACAAAGAATTGTTCAGAAAATAAATTCACATTTATCATGAGTcaattttttattctatttgtttCAAGTATATTCTATCTATTGAAAAAAGGATGAGATTGTTTGCCTACCTGAGAAAATCCATTGTTTTggtatgattcaaaatggccgccgcTATTTcgagtcagccaatcagagactgCGTTTTTTGCTGCTAAAGaaacttttgaaaatgaatattAATATCATTTCGAATGATGTGCCCTAAAATTCAAAATATAGAATTGAATTCAAAGAATCAGCTCCAAGAGTACATGATGTAACATAAACctatatataataatattatCAATGAATATGTACTTCTATGCAAAGCTAGAACATGTCAAACATACAAGATTAGACCTTAGCATATTAGATCTATAGTAATATAATATGTCACGTAATGCTATTATATTACTGTCAACCATATGGATTAACTTAGCAGACAGTGCAACTATCACAGAGTTTTTAATCTTTTAAAGTTTTCCAAGTAATTTGGAGTGTTTTGTGTCTCAAACATAGTGTAGAAATACAAATGCCATTATATTGTATACAGTAAAGTATATcgtttgtacattttgtacaattacaCTGTGTGTACATTAACGTGTGTGTGTAATGTTGCCAAAATGAATATTCTAAACATATTACATGAATTTGTACAAGTTATGTGTATGTTAGATGTACATTTTACTATCAGTATGTTTCACGTCTGCCGTGTAAGAAATCACTTGCAAGAAAACTGGTGTAGATTGTATTAGTTTCTATTTTTGAAAACACCAACTTACCATATATAAAACCTAATCATATGCATGTGAGTGCCAAGTGTTTGAATAAACTACTTGTTTGTCTGTGTATATCTGCCTTTGTCCTGTGTTCCTTAATGACATAAAAGTTGCTATGATGATGAAGTTGCTATAGAATTGAGTattttattgtacattgaaaACACATTAATGAAATTTGTAGTAGTTGACAACTGTTGTATCTGTAATATCTGTGAACAAATACACTCTTACGTCATCAATAATTATGCTAATTATGTTCTCAGTGATTAGCTAGGACTAAAAGTTGAAAACTATGCACACACACGTGTACGGGGTAGTGCCCATCTCCGATATCATATGCATGAGGCTACACAGTTCTGTTGTATTACACAAAAAGGCTTACATGATATTGTCTACCAGTAGTGGTGCGTTTGTTCAACTACAATAATGATCCTTCTCATAATCATAACTTAGTGCTTAGAATAGTGCTTTGTAAAGAAAGCAGTGTGCTaaattttaaagtctttggtaggTATAATAAGTAGGTATTTGAACCCACTACCTCCCAAACTAAAACCAAACCATTCAGGATTCGGAGAACAAAATCCTTCTAATGCTTGAGGGCGAAGTAATTGAAAACGTATCTTAAGAAGTGGGATTCGAACAATTGAAGAAGTTGTTTAATGTGAAGGCTAGAGAATACAAGTCGTGATTTTAAGGATAAGGATTATTTTccttaagaaaaacacaaaagtcGGAATGTAGAAGTACAAGGAGGGTCTTTTAGGGACATCTTGTCATCAAGATTGTCCTACTTTTTGACACCTAACTCTTGTACGGTCAGAAAATGGGGTTGTAAGCATATCATAACGATCTTTGTATACAGCgaatatcatattttttggggggcccGTACACAGTTTTTTGCATGTAtcgcatacccagtaaaccgaCTTatatggcgtaacacaccaggtttataCTGAAAAGTACGTAcgagctgcatatccggacaaatTTAATTCTTTCATTTGCACTGAAAaggacccttactcttttcaataagtatGCTGGGTTCGTTTACGTGCTCTCGGTATGGCCCTCCCCAAACATAGGATTCGGGCCTCCGTTTAACATCCTCTACTAGATTAGATAGCCATTTTCAACTTAGCGAAGTGAGAAAATTagtttaaagtgcctttcccaagggcacaatgtcggAGTATTTCAGCGGACTCAAACCCGGGACCTCTTGGCTTTGAGCGAAAACCCTACTGTTGCACCAAGAGACGCCGCAATTTGTTGACGCTCTACAAAAGATAACGAACGTAACGTCAatgtggcatctcactgcatttCTGGCACCGGTGCAGCGTTGCGGGGTTTGAAAAGAttactcagcgaatttcagagacaaagaacgaattttcataCGTTTgctgtattttgttttcttctaagCCATACATTTACGTTTTACGCAGTATCTAAACTGTACAAAAATTagcaaaaataatacaacaatgccgcagtgagcgaaccccgcagtgaaGCGCCGGTGACGCAAGTGTAGAGAGATACCACCTTAATAGTTAATAATACTGTCAGAAGAGTTCGAACGTGCCAATGGTTCTAGGTAACAAAGGAAGTCAGTCAGTATgtcttagttttttttatttacacatttattGTAGAGCGTAGGTTAAAGTAAATAATGAATCGGGCCCAGGAATACAAAGGTCAAAAAGATTCAAATAATAAGTCATTAAAGTTAACTATGGTAGAATTATAATCCGAATAATATCCGGATTTGCGGTGCATCGTTGTGTTCGAGTTTGCATCATGAATTTGTCCGGATTCGCTCGGAAACGTTTTGAATTTGCTATGATGCACGATTTCGGATTCGTCGGATTCGTCGGATTCACGGCCATTTTGTAGACTGAAATCTACGCCCGACTAGTTAACGCCTGGAAAGTCCACGGCAGTGAAATACAATCAAGTCGAGAAGACTCGTACCCGGGAATTTCtaaaatacaaaaacatgttgttctgctgcagtactttgTAACGCCGCCACGGCCGTAATAGTTTAAGAAAAAATACCAGAAACAGGCGCGATAACTTTTTTGGAAAGATTCAGACATCTTTTCTTACATCTAGAATGACGATTAAGACCGCCGTTGATATGAAAAGGATTGTGAGAATGTTGTGCCACCATGTTCAACCAGCATAGGAGCGCTACCTACATTCAGCCTTGGCGTTCGTGGGGCAATTACAAAACTCAGAACTGCCTGTAACAAATTAGGTATAGGATCCGGGAGATTTAAAAAATCCTATCGTTTGTGCATTttgtccagagctaattgaatacaaatatcattttcaacATTCTCTTCCAACACTGCACAAGCTTGTTTTAGGTAGATTAAGCCTCGTGGAACAATAGTTATGTACTAGTGGgtgtcatactttgtaccttgttcAATTGTTGCGCAATCTAATTTATATACATCATATTGGATGGATGTTTGTTGCTTTCCTGCTTCTTTGTTGACACACACTGCTTGATACAACAAAGTTAAACGCTGAAACTAACTAAACGATGTCATCATGAGTGCATTTATCATGCTTTGGTTCCGATTTTAACAACTTATTAACGAATTCGAAACAAGCAGAGTTGTACAACAAgacacaattcagcctctggctgcCAGAATCTTGTTTttaataataaaccattttgattgattggttgattttaTCAACACGTTTAATTCAGTTTCTCAGCGGCTATGATACCACATTGTTTGCAATGCATGTACTGTAACAACACGTATATGTTTAGACAATTAGATTCACATCGAAGCTGCATGTGAATATTTACAGATTATCCCAATCGAACGCCTGTGTTAGATTTTTccttgtctccaagcagaccctacggtacGTTAgaggtagtatcaaagctggcaaaggaatatagacggccaaagggagtcaaaccgGCCAAATATAGTCAAACGGGCACGGCTATATTCCTTTGCaattgccagctttgatactatctttaaatgtaccgtaggatctgcttggagactaagatTTTCTATCCTGTCAGGCATGACTAACTCAACCACCCACTGCTTTCATTGACAAGAACACTTCCATCCTCTCCTGATAGGGGGCGCTAATGTCAGGGTTATGTAATCCGACAAGGGTGAAGCAAGCAAGCGACTCAGACTTTGACCTGCAAACGGTGAgcactgtgttttttttaccaaggcCAAGACGTGCTGCGTTTTCTTGCCAAGACACTTGCCCTTTCAAGGTCAACCTGTTCCTCAGCTAGCAACAAGAACAGCAGGTAAGGAACTGTTTACGTCACAAGCTCGCAGGGAggtatgagggtctgcatgctcttttacgtaaggcgtaggcagcccaTTTTTATTCCTCCTAACTCATCGGGAAAACCCGTCTTatttacgtaattcgtagcaagGCGATCAAtgttagcgtaattgccttcctttaTGTAGCGTAACACGTAGGGGTTCTTCTAAATTCAACgcaaatcgttgtcgggaccccccatgcagaccctcaggtatatatcatatttcctTGCCTGCGAGCTGCACAGTTTCTTCGCCCGTTCCTTGTGGCAGTCTTCAACGCGTAAGTCGTTTCCTTATCTTTTCTATTTGTTATTGTCGTCTTCCGACGTCAGCTACAAATCTTTTATTGTGCCTGGTAAAgcaaaattatatttttctaaAGAAGTTGTTGACTAGAATACCTTCACCTTTCAGGACGTTTGTTTGTACCCGTGAAGTGGGGCGTGACcggtctgtgtgtgttttgtttgaaaatggGGGCGTGTTGTAGTTGTCTTCACACGTTCCAAAATATAGGGCATGTCAAGCCTTGGTGCTTGGTTCAACTGAGGGAAGTATGACTAATTGTTCGTGCAAGAATCCAAGATATCGCTTGATGATTAAAGGTACGCTACGTAATGTTTTGGCCCAAAGTTAGAAACAATATTAAGACCTAGACTCTCCTGGTAGTAAGCAATAACATTCTGGCCACAGGTAGTCACCCAAGGGGGCGGGGTTATCAGTTAATCAGTAAACACTTGCAaagattacattttacaaaactaTGATAAAACTGTCATCAGACCCCCCACTGTGCAATCAGGCACACCATGTACGTAATGCACACACACGACAAGTGAAAGCCATATGTAGGAAAGATCACAGTTCTTTagcatgtttgtatgatgcaattatgttgcaacttctctcactgagcattgttatgcaaatgctCAAAGCTATATTTTGCTTTCTTAATATATGTAAAGAAAATTTAGGAACGTCTACTTTAAGGATTGTCCTAAACTTAAATAGTGCAGCTTTAACTACACACAGCAGTTAGATAGTTGACTCGAAGAAACTAACACTGCTAGCTCTAAAGCCTCAATTTTGGAAATCCTTCTGCAGTGGTAATACTAGTATGACCGGTGTTGTCTTGCTTCCTTCGCGGTGTTTTGAGATCGATTTTGTGACGTTTGCAGGTCTTAAATATCCATCCAATGCAAACAGGGTTGACTTGGGGCGATTCAGAAATTCGATAGCCTTCTGATGGGGCAAGGTCGTTGACACAGTGGGACACGAGCCTTGAAGTAAACAGAACTAACAGAACAAGGTCACATCTTGCGAAACGCTGGGCGCCAGTTAGTATGGAGTAGCTAGCGAATTATGTTCGGGGAcgcaaggcagtcagcccgccgatctcacattagcgctccggggagtttaagatCGAAAAGGGCAGGTTGACCTCcccggcgggcctgactgtgcTCGGCgagcctgactgtcttgggccaccgaataaactgtcctagctgcctgATCCCGAATGGCCCCCAGGTTAAGTTTGCGAATATCTGGAATAAAACTTAGGCTATTTGATCGAATGGACAGGAGATGTTTTAAAGTCCTAACAGTCAACTTTGAATGTCTCAATGACTAGTTGCACCGACACATAAATAACGGATGATTTCATTAAGTGTTTTTGTCGCCAGTCGAAATGGGCGTTGTTTACTTTTGACGTCGTTAGCAAATCACACTGATTGTATCCTGCCATGTTTTCGTATTATCCTGtattgtttagttagtagaaTTTCTGTATCCATTTATCTGCATCTTTTTGTACTTTACGATCTTTACGATAGAGTAAACTCATTGTATTtgttgtcgtgtcaataaaactTGTGTAACACGTAGGGCAACAGAAAACAGTTTCGTGAGGAAAATGAAGTTTTCCGAaggctgcagtaccatcatgGATTACAAGTAGGCGCTTCAGTAACACCAAGTAGCTAATACTGAATCATAAATTGTGTTATGTCAGATTGCTGCAAAAAAGTCGGCAAATAATTAGACCTGTAGACTGAGCTAACCTTCTGACATAAGTAGTAATAGGAACAAAATACTTATTTCTTTTTAGGAAATATATCTCTCTTACcaaataatgaataaaatctGCATACGTGCCAATTTTTTCCCGGTGAGTAGCACCGGGTCTTTGTGCCCAGAGAAGCGGTTGGTTCAACCCTTCAACCGTTCAACCCTTCAACCGTTCAACCTTTCAACCGTTTAACCCTTCTCTTCTAATAGCCCTTCTGTACGATCGTTTACGCAATAAGCTTCCGTGGCCCAGCGGCCAACGCGCCGGGTGGATATAGCGATTTGCTTCTGCAGCCGTGAtttgtgggttcgaatcccacttgtaacaatttttttttctttgttagacaaatctcatgtaatgttttttttaatagaagacagaccaattcagtaattcgatgtttaaaaactcttttttttttcatgtgattttgtttaacatccaggctttttccaaaatacgcaccgggcagcttttttcagaagctttcttgtttaaatAGGACCATGCTGATGGTGACGATATTTCTGGGTTTATTGACCCTGATTTTTGCCACCTGGTTGCTGGGCTACATCAGACGATGGCGGATGCCCCCAGGACCATTTTACTGGCCAATCATCGGAAACATTACAAGTGAGTCATCTcttgaaggttatgttttgagcgtgtttctctctctttctctctttctccagACAGCCAAAATGAGACCCTCTTGTTTACAAAAAATTCTACATTGCATACTAGACTACTACTTTCAAAGAAGGCTGCTAGCTATAAGGGCCCTAAATGTAGTATTGCCTACTTTTTAAaccaatatatacatattaaatATATAAATCTTAGGCTTAATATTTGCTTCTAGATGTTGATATgagcatttttttcttgcacacAATACGTTTGGGTGAGACTAATGCTAAGTagaattatgttaatgaccttgTCCAGTAACCTAGATGCATGCATTTTTATACCCTCACTCAATACCATAGGATGAGTACAAGTATTGTGTGTGGGTATAGCTTGCCAAAAAGCCACAggtgaaaacattttgtattttcgcgaaaatgtacCTTCatattttataattatatttcattcCGATTTTGCAGTGTTTGGTGGGAGGACATATCTCACCTTCATCGACCTCGCCCAGAAGTACGGAGACGTTTTCAGCCTGAAGCTGGGCATGACGGATGTGGTCGTACTGAACAGTCTGGATGCTGTAAAGGAGGCTTTGGTGAAGAAGAGTGCTGATTTTGGAGGGAGGCCGAAGACACTGACCAGTAAGTCATCATTGGCCTTCGTCCATCTAAAGAAACGATGGGTTTTGGTACCAGTAAGAAAATTATGACAAAAGCTATCTGACGCCGAAGAATTACGACACTCCCATGTTTTGAAGATTAGCATTTTTGCATTATTACCTATTACCACAATATAATGTTCACAATATAATGATAAAAGCACAGAGCTgatcacattactttccacctgctctaaagaatttgctactctctgttcgatagatgaattcaactacattctgaaaggcgataacccttactgtgtacaagtaggcaaatatatccacgaatgcttataccgtagaaccaatagtgtgaATGACATTCTggacccaatatgttgatttattcatacctgtaaAGATCCATAtgtgtctgtttagttgtattgtaagtagttgttatagacgtTACGAAAGTCGCCTTACTTTTGTAGTGTCGATACAGATTTCCATTATAACTATTTTTAGTATTACCTTCCTGCTGTTGTCTCCATCATTCAGGTGATATTGTGACAGAGGGTGGGCAAGACATCGCCTTCACCGGCAACAGCCCGACATGGAAACTGCAGCGAAAACTGTTCGTCAGCGCCGTCAGGTGAAGTTGAATAGAACTGCAGTGTTATGGCATTTAATACATAAGAAGACCTAACCCTGACTTGCCGTCTTTCTATCGTGTAATATAATTAGTGCAGTGACAAAGTCATGCTTGCTTTtgcattctctctctctttctctccacCCTCGTTAACGTGCAACTCACGCAAGTTCTCGTCACACTGTCCTCTCGCGAGATCCCATTTCAAAATGGCTGTCGTAACTACTTTGTAATATACCTTTATTTGGCCATAGGACACCAATAGAAATCCGTATAGCcgattatgtaaaaaaaaacaagttcagggtgtcataatctcatccgttaacattccaggtcataaaaGCTCACCCCACATAGCAGCTCGCTATCTCAAAAGTGTACAAAAGTCTGATTTTAAATAAAATTCCGACCAGCGAAAGTTTTCGCAGTTCTCAAATGTGCCGCCAACTTGGTTTCTGATGACGTAGATTttgggactgaccacttcaaattagggacAGCAATCACAGCATAGACCTTAAAAATGGACCATTATTTTTGCCTGAACGTGTACACCCTACACTGTCTCGCCAATATGAAATGTCTCTTGCATTTTCCTGATACAAGTCGAAAATATGCTAAAA
This region includes:
- the LOC118423413 gene encoding transmembrane protein 272-like; the encoded protein is MIGIPVSQIVIGTLFLNQCTIQRMIPIFLVVWGSFGVFKTLLSTGERVRNHVRKNEGEDDKEKNAKPNPLDGLISVFLFAWFIAGNYWIFSVYTTVNTVDSTSALYCHGTLYYFAFWMTIAMYILIGVAILIACCCCFVCCCCCGKKGSADIEK